One segment of Stomatobaculum sp. F0698 DNA contains the following:
- a CDS encoding pseudouridine synthase, translated as MNQSEEMRINKFLSAAGVCSRREADRLIAAGKVTVAGEAAELGTLVSAGMEVKVNGKRVGAVEELASKKKILIAVNKPVGVVCTTTDNDRAPNIVDMLEYPERIYPIGRLDKDSEGLLLLTNQGELVNQILRCENGHEKEYLVRVDKALTENFLDKLRRGVHLEELQVTTLPCKVEPRDKTSFAITLTQGLNRQIRRMCEACGFHVISLKRIRIMNIRLNNLHSGAYRNVTASELKTLLALLQEKPRNQQSKTAKTVRTEQRRKKNYEARQKAYFKSRGKEAGSWKKKN; from the coding sequence GTGAATCAGAGCGAGGAAATGCGCATCAACAAGTTCTTGAGTGCGGCGGGCGTTTGCTCGCGCCGTGAGGCGGACCGGCTCATTGCGGCCGGCAAGGTGACGGTCGCGGGAGAGGCGGCGGAACTCGGGACGCTGGTCTCTGCCGGCATGGAAGTCAAGGTAAACGGCAAGCGGGTCGGCGCGGTCGAGGAGCTGGCCTCCAAAAAGAAGATTTTGATCGCGGTCAATAAGCCGGTCGGTGTGGTCTGCACGACGACGGACAATGACCGCGCGCCGAATATCGTGGACATGCTCGAGTACCCGGAGCGCATTTACCCGATCGGGCGGCTTGATAAGGACTCGGAGGGACTCCTGCTTCTCACGAATCAGGGCGAACTCGTGAACCAAATTTTGCGCTGTGAGAACGGGCATGAAAAGGAGTACCTTGTCCGCGTGGACAAGGCGTTGACCGAGAATTTTCTGGACAAGCTGCGCCGCGGCGTGCACCTTGAGGAACTGCAGGTCACGACCCTGCCCTGCAAGGTAGAACCGCGGGATAAGACAAGCTTTGCGATTACCCTGACCCAGGGCTTAAACCGGCAGATTCGCCGCATGTGCGAGGCCTGCGGTTTTCACGTGATCAGCCTAAAGCGCATCCGCATCATGAACATACGTCTCAATAATCTTCACAGCGGTGCGTACCGCAATGTGACGGCATCGGAGCTTAAGACCCTGCTCGCGCTGCTTCAGGAGAAGCCGCGGAATCAGCAGAGCAAGACGGCGAAGACGGTGCGCACGGAGCAGCGGCGCAAGAAAAACTATGAAGCGCGGCAAAAGGCATATTTTAAGAGCCGCGGAAAGGAGGCGGGATCGTGGAAGAAAAAAAACTGA
- the queA gene encoding tRNA preQ1(34) S-adenosylmethionine ribosyltransferase-isomerase QueA: MELKDFYYELPEELIAQDPLEDRASSRLMVLHKESGEIEHRHFRDITEYLKPGDCLVLNDTKVIPARLIGEKVGTGAKVEVLLLTRKEDRTWETLVKPGRKCPIGTKISFGAGKLIGEIVGQTEDGNRFVRFSYEGVFEEILDELGQMPLPPYIHHQLKDKNRYQTVYAAHEGSAAAPTAGLHFTEELLKRLAEKGIIIVRVTLHVGLGTFRPVKEQDILKHHMHEEFYVVSEEAAEAVNRAKAAGGRIVCVGTTSCRTLESAANEDGTLRAESGYTKIFIYPGYRFRILDCLITNFHLPESTLVMLVSALAGREKILHAYREAVRERYRFFSFGDAMFIE, translated from the coding sequence ATGGAGTTAAAAGATTTTTACTACGAGTTGCCGGAGGAACTGATTGCACAGGATCCGCTCGAGGACAGAGCTTCCTCGCGCCTCATGGTGTTGCACAAGGAGAGCGGTGAAATTGAGCACAGACACTTCCGGGATATCACAGAGTACTTAAAACCCGGCGACTGTCTGGTCTTAAACGACACGAAGGTAATCCCGGCGCGCCTCATCGGCGAAAAGGTGGGCACGGGAGCCAAGGTGGAGGTTCTGCTCCTCACGCGGAAAGAGGACAGAACCTGGGAGACTCTGGTGAAGCCCGGCAGAAAGTGCCCCATCGGAACGAAGATCAGCTTCGGCGCAGGGAAACTCATCGGCGAGATTGTGGGACAGACCGAGGACGGCAATCGCTTTGTGCGCTTCTCCTACGAGGGCGTCTTTGAGGAAATCTTGGATGAACTCGGACAGATGCCTCTGCCGCCCTACATCCACCATCAGTTAAAAGACAAGAACCGCTACCAGACGGTCTATGCGGCGCACGAGGGCAGTGCGGCGGCGCCGACGGCGGGACTTCATTTTACCGAGGAGCTTTTAAAGCGTCTTGCGGAGAAGGGCATTATCATTGTGCGTGTGACCCTCCATGTGGGACTCGGCACCTTCCGCCCGGTGAAGGAGCAGGACATTCTGAAGCACCATATGCACGAGGAGTTCTATGTGGTGAGCGAGGAAGCCGCAGAGGCCGTGAACCGCGCAAAGGCGGCGGGCGGTCGCATTGTATGTGTCGGCACGACGAGCTGCCGCACCCTCGAATCCGCGGCGAATGAGGACGGAACACTGCGCGCGGAGAGCGGCTACACCAAAATCTTCATCTACCCCGGTTATCGCTTCCGCATTCTGGACTGCCTGATTACCAACTTCCATCTCCCCGAGTCCACACTGGTCATGCTGGTCAGTGCGCTCGCCGGGCGAGAGAAAATTCTGCATGCCTATCGCGAGGCGGTGAGGGAGCGCTACCGCTTCTTCAGCTTCGGGGATGCGATGTTCATCGAGTAA